A region of the Flavobacteriaceae bacterium MAR_2010_188 genome:
GTATGTTTGTTTTAAGGACATCACCAATACTGTTGTAGAACTTCCAGAATTCTATGGAAAATATCAAATAGCAAATGTTGAAGCTAAAGAAGGAAATCTTTCAGAACATGGCGGTGGAAATTCAGGTACTTCAGGCGGTTGGCAGATAGTTTTCATTTATTTAAGTCCCGAATTGCCTTCCAAGAACATCGGAATTTTTGACGGTTACGCTCACGTTACAAGGTTCATCAATAATTTTGATGTCAACTTTAATGGGTTTCAAACCATACCAACCGGAAATGTAAATGCCAATCTTGTTATCGGTGCTTTAGAAGGGGATCAAGATCTGGCCGGTGACCGGCTTCAAATTTTAGACCCATCCAATAATTTCGTGGATATTTCAACCTCACAACGAGCAGCAAACAATTTTTTCAACAGTAAAATAACACGAAATGGAAATCTATTCTTGGATCGGAGCCCTGCCAGTTTAAACACCTTAGGGTTTGACGCTGCCGTTCTTCCTCTTAATAATCCAAATAATAGTGTAATTAGCAATAATCAGAGCTCAGCGACCATAAGACTAACTTCTGATCAAGAAACTTATGGGCTGTTTTTAATAGGGCTCGCAGTAGAAGTTTGGGAACCAAATTTAAATCCTTTAAGTCTTGGAGTAGCAAATGGCAATAGTCCTGTTAATCCTGGTGATACTGTAAATTATACCTTAGAGGTTCTAAATAGTGGTAACGATAATGCTGTAAATTTGGAATTTAGCACAGTCCTTCCTGCCCAAATTTCATTTAAATCCGCCGATAACTTACCAAATGGAATTACATACGATTATAATACCACTTCCAGAGAACTGAGATTTCTTGTAGAGGATGGCATTGCCAACGTCAATTCGGAACAGGTCGATATAACATTTGAATTGGAAGTAAATGACGAATGTTATTTCCTTGAGGACGATTGTACACTTTCTTATGGCATTCAATTTGAAGCAACGTTTAACGGCGTCGAAAATCCTAATGATCAAATAACTTTAAGCAGCGAAAACTTTAATATTTGTTCGCCTTCTCCCCTTGTGGTTGATATCATTCAACCAAAGGTCGATTGGGAAACAGCGGCAGGAGCATTAGATAGAGAATTTCAATGTGATGATCTTTCTGGAATTGAAGAGGCACAAACCTTGTTTCCTGTTGCAGATAAATGTGATTTTGAACTTATAAAAACCAGCGGTAATTATGTTGAAGATGAAAATTGTCCGGGTGCTGGAACCTATACCAATTCTTGGGTATTTACCGATGCCTGTGGCGTGACCATAGATGCTTACGTACAAACCATTTCCATTTTAGATACTACTCCGCCGACAGCTGGAACTTTGGAAGATGTAAAAGTAGATTGCCGCAGCGCCATCCCAGAACCTGACACAAATCTAACCACCGATTTCGATGATAATTGTTCTACTCCTGCAGTTGAATTCTTTTCAGATGAATCTGATAATTTAAGTTGTCCCGAAACGATTATCCGAACTTATAGGGTAACCGATAACTGCGGAAATTATACTGAAGTTATTCAAAAGATAATCGTGGATGATGACGTTAATCCTACCGCAAGTAATCCTGCTAGTTTAACGTTTTCTAACTATGATGAAGTGCCGAGTCCTGATCCAGAAGTTGTGATTGATGAAGCAGATAATTGTGGAATTCCTAAAGTTGAATTTGTTTCAGAAACCAACACAAGCGGTGAGGGTTGCGCCGAAACGATTATCCGAAACTATAGTGTTACCGATAATTGTGATAATAGCATAACCGTAGAACATATAATTTTTATTGGGAATGCTACCACTGGCGATGTGAATCCTTTAGATATCGAAAATCCTGAAACCATTACCGTCAGTTGTCCAGGAGATATTCCGGCGCCCGATGTTTCAATTGTAAATGCAGGAACAAACAGTGTGATATTTAAATCTGAATCTTCTGATGGACAAAGCTGCCCGGAAACCATAACCCGTATCTATGATGTCCGCGGAGCTTGTGGCGAGACTGCGACAGTTAATCATGTTATAATCGTAAATGACGAGATTCCGCCAACTGCAAGCAATCCTTTATCGATTATCGTAGATGATCCCAGCCAAGTACCCGAACCAGATATTTCTGTGGTCCGAGATGCGGCAGATAATTGTGGCGTTCCAGTTGTGGCATTCGTTCTCGAAACAGACGATCCGGTAGAATGTACAAATTTTAAAACACGAATCTATAGTGTTACTGATGCCTGTGGAAATAGCATAAATGTTAGTCAAGAGATTATCATCGGTTTTGAGATTACAATTGAAATGACCGGGCCAGCGGACTTAAGTTTAGATTGTGAAGATGAAATTCCTCAACCAGATATTTCTTTGATAACTGCCATTGAAAGCGAAGGAAACGATGTTAAAATTGAATTTGTCTCCGACACAAGTGAACAAGATGGTTGTGATGAAATCATCAGCCGAGTTTATATGGCTTATAATGAATGTGGCGCCTATGAGGAATACATTCAGAAAATAGTTGTCAGCGACAACACCGCTCCTTACCTGAATACCGAGTTCCAAAAAGAAATCGCGGTAATGTGCCAAGAAGCACCTTCTAAACCTGACTTAGAATTTTTAGATAATTGTAGTGAAGAGGTTACGATTTCATACAATGAAGAAACCAACGTTATTGACGAAAAAAATAAAGATCTTATAAGAACTTGGACCGCTTCTGATAGCTGTGGAAACACCACCGAGGAAACGCAAATAATTCATATTGAATCATCTCCTAATTATACCGAAAAAAATGTGTCAGTTTGTATCGGAGAAGATGCGATTAATTTGAATGATTTTTCAGAAGGAATCAACGGTAGTTGGGATGGCGATTATGCCGAACTACTTTCTGATAAAGCCGTCTTTGACCCGACTTATGTTGCGGTTGGAGATTACACTTTCACCTTTAGATCTTCAGCAAAAGTTTGTCCGACCACATTCAAATTATTGATAAATGTTAACGATAATTGCGTGGATATTCCTTGTATAAAATCTATTGCGGACATAGAAATTTCAAAATTAGTAACCCCAAATTCAGATGGTTTTAATGATACGTTTGAGGTTGGCTATGTTTTGGACAATGAATCCCAAGTGAAAAAGACCTGTGAAATTGATATTCATCTCCAAGTTTTTAATCGCTGGGGAGCAAAGGTTTTTGAAGCAGATAATTATAATAATGATTGGGACGGAAGTTCAAATTCTATTTCACAAAACAGCTCAGGGAAATTACCTGCAGGAGCTTATTACTACATCGTAGAACTGAGGAATAGTGGACTAGACCCGGTACAGGGATATATACACCTTGGTGTCACGAACAATTAAGACATCTACTGCAAGCAAATTATAATAGAGAAAACAAATTAGAATTAACGATATCAATCAATCCGAACAAAACATATATGAAATACCTCAAAATCATATTACTTCAAGGATTACTACTATTGATGCCAGTTTTTTCTATTGCTCAACAACTGCCACAGTTTTCCCAATATATGTATAACACCATTTCTATAAACCCCGCTTACGCAGGCTCTAGAGAAATTATGGTGATAAATTTACTCAACAGAAATCAATGGGTTGGTGTAAATGGTGCGCCGGTTACACAGACTTTATCGGTTCATTCTTCAGTACCTGGGACGAAATTGGGTTTAGGTCTTTCTGTAATCAACGACAAATTGGGCTACGATAATACGACTTACATCTATTCCGATGTTTCTTATACCTTAAACTTATCAGACAAGTACTGGCTGGCATTTGGATTAAAGGTAGGTGCGAGCAAGTTTAGTTTAGATGACGATATCTATAATGATCCTGCCTACAACAACGATCCTTATTTAGATTATTTGTACAACGGTTGGGACCCGAATTTCGGAGTGGGAATTTATTTTCGGTCAGACAAATTCTATATGGGTTTATCTAGTCCAAAACTAGTTAATTATAAAAAACGTTCAGACTTAGATTACATTCCAATAGATAGGGTAAGTTATTATTTAAACGGTGGTTATCTATGGGAATATAACTCGAGTAACTTAAAATTTAAACCCACGTTTTTGCTGAAATATACCAATGGAGCTCCATTGTCTGTAGATGTAACGGGAAACGTCCTGCTTTACGACAAACTTTGGTTGGGACTTTCTTACCGATTGAAGGATTCTTTTGGCGCCATGGCCAATTTTAATATTGCCAAAGGCCTAAATATTGGTTATGCTTATGATTATATTACTTCGGACCTTGCTCCTTTCACTTCAGGTTCTCATGAAATTATTCTTCAATATGAATTTAACTTCCCGAGACCACGCTGCAAATGCACCGATTTACACAACTAAGACTTCTTTAATTCCTTTGGCGTCAAAAGTTCTTTCGTAGTTCCTCTTTTAACATTTTCCCATTTATCCGTATCGAACTCGATAATTGCAAGACCTGTAGTCGGCAAATTATCAATATGTTCTGAGCCTAAACTATTTACAACATCGTTAAATGCGTTGTTATGTCCAAAAATCATGATAGTTTCAAGCTTATTATCCACTGATTTTATGAATTTTACAACCTCTTTATCATTAAAAGTGTACAGACTTTCGACTTTCTTGACTTTTTCATCAGGTATTTTCAAAGTATTCAGAAATATTTCACAAGTTGAATATGCCCTATTTGCTGGGCTAGAATACACAAAATCAATGTGATAATCCAGTGTCTTAAAATGGGAAGAAACCAAATCACCATCAGTGATACCGCGCTTTAGCAATGGCCTTAATTTATCGGTCAAATCGTACTCCCAAGAGGATTTACCGTGTCTAACTAGTATAAGTCTTTTCATTTTTCTTCTCGTTTAAATGCAAAATATATCGGTAAAAGGTTGCATATATCCGTTTTAACGATTATTTTCGTCCCTTTAACATTTATATTTGTGAAACGTTTTAGTAATCAGTTGCTTTGTGTATTAATTCAATGTAAATGACCCCAAATCACATGCATATTAATCAATCCTTTTACGCACCCTTTCCAGGTGTACTTCCCTCAAACCATGTTCAGAGTTTATTTAGACAAAATCAGCTGTCTATCTAGTTTTGATATATGGGCAAATCAAATATAAAAAAATTCGCGTAGCGAAAAACAGTTAAACAAATTTAAACCCCAAATTGCATAACGCTTAAAATCATCTGTGTGCAATTTAAACCTTCAGCTGGCTTTGGTCTGTTGATAAACGAAACTAAAACATTTTGGGCTTATGAAAACTATTACTAACCCGTCTAACTTAAAGTTATGCTTGTTCATTTTACTCCTATCTGTACAAGGAGTTTTGCATGCTCAGGTAAAATCACCTTTAAGCGGAGCACTTATTTCAAGCAGCACCCTTGCAGACAACTGCAGTGCGGGCGACCTTAAGGTTACCGAATTATATCTTGGAGATATAAGCGGCAATCCTATAACGGCCAGTTGTGAACCTGGCACACCACAAACAGCATATATATATGCAAGATTTTTAGCTGTGACGAATGCGGATCGCTATAGTCTTAATATTTCATACGACCTTATTTTAAATGACGATACAGCTAACATTCTTTCAGTTGAGGATTGTCTTTACGAGAAACAAAGAATTCCGGTCGAGAATGACTTAAGGGTTCAAGCTATCAACTATAAATGTGGAGATAGAATCGAACTTAGAAACTTCTACATCAGATGGCAACCATCTGCAGGGAAAGGCTGTAATGATGCCTACTCCCCTTCAAAATGTTTTTTCTCAGCTCCTGGTTTTACCGTAAATGCACCTTTAGTAGCTAATTTTACTTATTACAATCCTTGTAATATCTATAATGTAGTTTTCACTGACAAAACTTCGGGTGGTGAAGTTGGTCAATATAATCCATCCACCCAAGTTGAAGAGCCAGTAGCCTATAAGACCCACACCTGGAATTTTGGGGACGGAACTACTACTGTATTAAATAATAAGTTTGACGGTTCTACCTCTCATACCTATGCTGCACCAGGAACATATACTGTAACATTAACTGTTGAAGATAAAAATCTTGCAAATCCAAGTCAACCTGGAAATATAGATTCTCAACAATATGAAGTAACCGTATACGGTCAACTTACTGGCTTAACACTGGCAAAAACCACTGTTGAATGTGAAGGTAACAATACTGGAATGATTACTGCTTCTGGCGTTTCTGGTGGTACCGGAACTTACACATACAGTATTTCTCCTCAACCTGCCGGTTTAGTTCAGAATAATAATGTATTCTCTAACCTTCCGACAGGTACTTATAACGTAATCGCAACCGATTCTAGAAACTGTACTACAAATTTATCTGTAAGCATCACAGCAAGCGATGTTACTGCTCCAACTATTACAGCTCCTTCTACAAAAACTGTTGAAGGATGTAATACAGGTGATATTTTAAATGGAGGCAAAACCAGTTTGGTTTACTCAACTACAGCAACAGAAATTACTACCACTCAATTCACAAATGAAGGTGGTACTTATACTGAAGCAAATGTTCAAATTATAACGTATCAGGATTCTTCAACCGGAACTTGTCCAACAGTTGTAACTAGAACTTTTACTATAACCGATAAATGTGGTAAGTCTGCAACTGCGACTCAAACCATTAATATAGACGATACCACCAAGCCAGTTTTTACGGTTCCGGCTGATAAAACAATAAGTTGTGAAGAATCTACACTTCCTTCTAATACGGGAAATGCGACAAACTTATCCGATAATTGTTCAACTAGTCTTACTGCAACTTATACAGATGTGGTTACTCCTGGTTCTTGTCTAAACGCTAGTCTTATAACTAGAACATGGTCTTTGACAGATGATTGCGGAAATAATGAGACCAAAGTTCAAAAGATTAATGTAGAAGATAAAACACCTCCAACATTTGATGCCCCGGCTGATATAACTGTTTCTTGTGAAGTTGATAACAAAGATTTAAATATCACCGGCAAGCCAAAAAACACAAATGATGCATGTTCAGTAAAAGTTTATATTACAACGGTAGATAAAATCACTGCTGGCGATTGCGCAGGCAATTACGTTATCATCAGAACTTTCAAGATAACTGACGAATGTGGAAACTCCTCAACTAAAGATCAGAAAATTACAGTGACCGATTCAAAAGGCCCAACTTTTGATCTTCCTATTAATGTATCTGTAAGCTGTGATAAAAATGTTACTGATCTATCTGTAACCGGGAATATTTCAAACGTTAAAGATAATTGTAGCACCATCGCTTCACAAAATTATGTGGATGTGATTACCAATGGTAATTGTGCCGGAAACTATACGATTGCTAGAACTTTTACGGTGAAAGATGCGTGTGGCAATGAAACCAAAAAAACTCAAACGATAACAGTAACAGATAATGAAGGTCCAGAATTTGACCTACCTATTAATGTTACTATCTCGTGCGAACAAGATAATACCAACTTAACTTTAACTGGTAACATCACCAATGTAACTGACAATTGCAGCGCAATTACTTCACAAACTTATTCTGATGTTAAAACACCCGGAACATGTGAAGGCAGCTACACTATCGCAAGAACATTTATTGTTAGCGATGCATGCGGAAACGACACAAGAAAGACACAAACGATTACTGTAGAAGATAATACAGCACCTGTTGCACCTTCTGCTCCTGCTACACAGAAATACGAATGTATTGCAGATGTACCGGCCGCAGGTTCATTAACTGCAACCGACAACTGTGAAGGATCAATAACCATTACAGGAGTCGATTCTGTAAATGATTCAGATAGTT
Encoded here:
- a CDS encoding type IX secretion system membrane protein, PorP/SprF family; amino-acid sequence: MKYLKIILLQGLLLLMPVFSIAQQLPQFSQYMYNTISINPAYAGSREIMVINLLNRNQWVGVNGAPVTQTLSVHSSVPGTKLGLGLSVINDKLGYDNTTYIYSDVSYTLNLSDKYWLAFGLKVGASKFSLDDDIYNDPAYNNDPYLDYLYNGWDPNFGVGIYFRSDKFYMGLSSPKLVNYKKRSDLDYIPIDRVSYYLNGGYLWEYNSSNLKFKPTFLLKYTNGAPLSVDVTGNVLLYDKLWLGLSYRLKDSFGAMANFNIAKGLNIGYAYDYITSDLAPFTSGSHEIILQYEFNFPRPRCKCTDLHN
- a CDS encoding phosphohistidine phosphatase, producing the protein MKRLILVRHGKSSWEYDLTDKLRPLLKRGITDGDLVSSHFKTLDYHIDFVYSSPANRAYSTCEIFLNTLKIPDEKVKKVESLYTFNDKEVVKFIKSVDNKLETIMIFGHNNAFNDVVNSLGSEHIDNLPTTGLAIIEFDTDKWENVKRGTTKELLTPKELKKS
- a CDS encoding conserved repeat domain-containing protein/gliding motility-associated C-terminal domain-containing protein encodes the protein MDAPICNKSNKFYLFLFALFLGLSIQAQVRTPFSPRFNESVKGDVTIVANNMLSRSATEDYNGSDGNHDFSDNVYVDIDSDPTTFNSSSAMLTNPNPTSECISLYKVFLYWAAADMEKPDGTDNAPDWDFDNVKIMYPGETDYSTIQADEVIYRGRDTHESNDPYVCFKDITNTVVELPEFYGKYQIANVEAKEGNLSEHGGGNSGTSGGWQIVFIYLSPELPSKNIGIFDGYAHVTRFINNFDVNFNGFQTIPTGNVNANLVIGALEGDQDLAGDRLQILDPSNNFVDISTSQRAANNFFNSKITRNGNLFLDRSPASLNTLGFDAAVLPLNNPNNSVISNNQSSATIRLTSDQETYGLFLIGLAVEVWEPNLNPLSLGVANGNSPVNPGDTVNYTLEVLNSGNDNAVNLEFSTVLPAQISFKSADNLPNGITYDYNTTSRELRFLVEDGIANVNSEQVDITFELEVNDECYFLEDDCTLSYGIQFEATFNGVENPNDQITLSSENFNICSPSPLVVDIIQPKVDWETAAGALDREFQCDDLSGIEEAQTLFPVADKCDFELIKTSGNYVEDENCPGAGTYTNSWVFTDACGVTIDAYVQTISILDTTPPTAGTLEDVKVDCRSAIPEPDTNLTTDFDDNCSTPAVEFFSDESDNLSCPETIIRTYRVTDNCGNYTEVIQKIIVDDDVNPTASNPASLTFSNYDEVPSPDPEVVIDEADNCGIPKVEFVSETNTSGEGCAETIIRNYSVTDNCDNSITVEHIIFIGNATTGDVNPLDIENPETITVSCPGDIPAPDVSIVNAGTNSVIFKSESSDGQSCPETITRIYDVRGACGETATVNHVIIVNDEIPPTASNPLSIIVDDPSQVPEPDISVVRDAADNCGVPVVAFVLETDDPVECTNFKTRIYSVTDACGNSINVSQEIIIGFEITIEMTGPADLSLDCEDEIPQPDISLITAIESEGNDVKIEFVSDTSEQDGCDEIISRVYMAYNECGAYEEYIQKIVVSDNTAPYLNTEFQKEIAVMCQEAPSKPDLEFLDNCSEEVTISYNEETNVIDEKNKDLIRTWTASDSCGNTTEETQIIHIESSPNYTEKNVSVCIGEDAINLNDFSEGINGSWDGDYAELLSDKAVFDPTYVAVGDYTFTFRSSAKVCPTTFKLLINVNDNCVDIPCIKSIADIEISKLVTPNSDGFNDTFEVGYVLDNESQVKKTCEIDIHLQVFNRWGAKVFEADNYNNDWDGSSNSISQNSSGKLPAGAYYYIVELRNSGLDPVQGYIHLGVTNN